In the Helianthus annuus cultivar XRQ/B chromosome 11, HanXRQr2.0-SUNRISE, whole genome shotgun sequence genome, one interval contains:
- the LOC110888569 gene encoding uncharacterized protein LOC110888569: MGLVTRSTEEEALVVGANGGNTEPILAAQKFPKWLPHVVKCLEELDFISFSFGDLDQLQGALCMLRNSPNLEVLCVTPTQMGPEADLQLTSDYLESPDCLDQTLLMLQTVEMTSLEGSRPELLFVKLLLDCCPHLENMIIQPKATTNAEKRHNIAKDVLMFPRASPKAKVVFLDPEP, translated from the exons ATGGGGCTCGTTACTAGGTCAACGGAGGAAGAGGCTTTGGTGGTGGGAGCTAATGGAGGGAACACTGAGCCG ATTTTGGCTGCACAAAAGTTTCCAAAGTGGCTTCCGCATGTGGTAAAATGCTTAGAGGAACTGGATTTTATAAGTTTTAGTTTCGGAGATTTGGATCAACTTCAAGGTGCGCTATGTATGCTTCGGAACTCACCTAATTTGGAAGTACTTTGTGTCACACCTACGCAGATG GGACCCGAGGCTGATTTGCAATTAACGTCTGACTACTTAGAATCCCCTGACTGTCTGGATCAGACATTGCTCATGTTGCAAACCGTAGAAATGACATCTTTAGAAGGGTCAAGACCAGAGCTCCTCTTTGTAAAGCTTCTGCTCGATTGTTGTCCACATCTTGAAAATATGATAATCCAACCAAAAGCAACCACTAATGCTGAGAAAAGGCACAACATTGCAAAGGATGTTTTGATGTTCCCACGAGCCTCACCAAAAGCAAAAGTGGTCTTCTTGGATCCGGAGCCATAA
- the LOC110890752 gene encoding stearoyl-[acyl-carrier-protein] 9-desaturase, chloroplastic: MAFRMSPVTLQREIYPSYTFHQSKNLRSPKFAMASTIGSSTPKVESTKKPFTPPREVHLQVTHSMPPQKIEIFKSIEGWAEDNILVHLKPVEKCWQPQDFLPEPASDGFEEQVKELRARAKEIPDEYFVVLVGDMITEEALPTYQTMLNTLDGVRDETGASPTPWAIWTRAWTAEENRHGDLLHQYLYLSGRVDMRQIQKTIQYLIGSGMDPRTENSPYLGFIYTSFQERATFISHGNTARHAKDYGDLKLAQICGTIAADEKRHETAYTKIAEKLFEIDPDGTVLAFADMMRKKISMPAHLMYDGRDDDLFDHFSAVAQRLGVYTAKDYADILEFLVGRWKVADLTGLSGEGRKAQDYVCGLPSRIRRLEERAAARAKEGPSIPFSWIFDREVKL; the protein is encoded by the exons ATGGCGTTTCGAATGAGTCCGGTGACGCTTCAACGGGAGATATATCCTTCATACACTTTTCATCAATCGAAAAATCTCAGATCTCCTAAATTCGCGATGGCTTCCACCATCGGATCCTCCACTCCGAA GGTTGAAAGTACCAAGAAGCCCTTCACCCCACCACGCGAGGTACACCTTCAGGTGACACACTCCATGCCCCCACAAAAGATAGAAATCTTCAAATCAATTGAGGGTTGGGCCGAAGACAACATCTTGGTCCACCTAAAGCCAGTCGAGAAATGCTGGCAACCACAGGATTTCTTACCAGAACCCGCATCTGACGGTTTCGAGGAACAAGTGAAAGAACTAAGGGCTCGGGCCAAAGAAATTCCCGATGAATACTTCGTTGTATTGGTTGGAGACATGATCACAGAGGAAGCCTTACCTACCTACCAAACCATGCTTAACACACTAGACGGTGTGCGTGATGAGACCGGAGCTAGCCCTACACCTTGGGCTATCTGGACCAGGGCTTGGACCGCTGAGGAAAACCGGCACGGTGATCTTCTTCACCAGTATCTCTACCTTTCGGGGCGCGTTGACATGAGGCAAATTCAGAAAACCATTCAATATCTCATTGGGTCTGGAATg GATCCACGAACAGAAAACAGTCCGTACCTAGGGTTCATCTACACATCATTTCAAGAACGCGCCACCTTCATCTCGCATGGAAACACCGCGCGTCACGCAAAGGATTACGGGGATCTAAAACTGGCTCAAATTTGTGGTACGATCGCCGCTGATGAAAAAAGGCACGAAACCGCCTACACTAAAATCGCTGAAAAACTATTCGAAATCGACCCTGATGGCACGGTTCTTGCTTTTGCCGACATGATGAGGAAAAAGATCTCCATGCCCGCACACTTGATGTATGACGGGCGCGATGACGACCTTTTCGACCATTTTTCGGCTGTTGCACAAAGACTCGGTGTGTATACCGCGAAAGACTATGCGGACATTTTGGAGTTCTTGGTGGGTCGGTGGAAGGTGGCGGATCTTACCGGGCTTTCTGGTGAAGGGCGTAAGGCCCAAGACTATGTGTGCGGGCTACCTTCGAGAATCAGAAGGCTCGAGGAGAGGGCTGCCGCAAGAGCAAAAGAAGGACCGAGCATTCCGTTCAGCTGGATTTTCGATAGAGAAGTGAAGCTCTGA